Below is a genomic region from Rouxiella chamberiensis.
ATCCCCTAGCTACCTGCTAGCCTGTTTTAATAGGCGTTACTCTTAATACTACGTAAGGCGTCTCAAGAACCCTATCACCTCGGAGTGTAAGATGAGTTTGAATAATAAAATATGGTGGACAAGAAAAACCAGGATACAATCCGAGAAACGCCTCTTGAGTTATGATATCCACTCTCAATTAATGCTCCTTTGGTATTCAATCGTTCTTGTTTGTGTATCTATTTTTGAGTTGAAATTGCCATCCCCAAGTAACTTTTTTCCTTTGATAATGGTAACTCTATCTGTATTGGTTCTATGCGCGACTCTTTTTGTAAACAATAGAAACTTTAAAGAGAGGGCTATGTTAATGAAGCAGTGCTATGAGCAGTTGAGTATTATTATCGAGAAGCT
It encodes:
- a CDS encoding SLATT domain-containing protein — encoded protein: MSLNNKIWWTRKTRIQSEKRLLSYDIHSQLMLLWYSIVLVCVSIFELKLPSPSNFFPLIMVTLSVLVLCATLFVNNRNFKERAMLMKQCYEQLSIIIEKLNSTESDSVELNREYQSILSVCENHKDIDFKKAVVSEFYNTHASQVDSLTKKPTKIQTAVVLSSSIGYSIFLLVLFIFPLLISIYLR